A genomic window from Vitis riparia cultivar Riparia Gloire de Montpellier isolate 1030 chromosome 18, EGFV_Vit.rip_1.0, whole genome shotgun sequence includes:
- the LOC117906550 gene encoding probable inactive heme oxygenase 2, chloroplastic isoform X1 — translation MDKALQHAVSSLWTPSISFRHEAGALQYINSGFLRNQMNGRRKNGESLILCCSEYTPLQVVKKRKRYRKQYPGESTGITEEMRFVAMKLRNTPKTNITHKEEESEEYNDDDGDGTWQPSMEGFLKYLVDSKLIFNTVDRIIDDSQDVSYAYFRRTGLERSGGLSKDLEWFSQQNMVIPPPSNPGVSYAQYLEEIAEESAPLFLCHFYNIYFSHIAGGQVIARRVSEKLLEGRELEFYKWEGDVQELFKGVREKLNMLGEHWTRDEKNKCLRETTKSFRFMGQIVRLIIS, via the exons ATGGACAAAGCTCTGCAGCATGCGGTTTCATCCCTGTGGACGCCGTCCATTTCATTCCGACATGAGGCGGGAGCCCTCCAATATATTAATTCCGGATTTTTAAGGAACCAGATGAACGGAAGAAGGAAAAATGGAGAGTCCCTCATCTTGTGTTGCTCCGAGTATACTCCACTGCAAGTggtgaagaagaggaagagataTAGGAAGCAGTACCCAGGTGAAAGCACGGGCATCACGGAGGAGATGAGGTTCGTGGCTATGAAACTCCGCAACACCCCTAAGACCAACATTACCCATAAAGAAGAAGAATCAGAAGaatataatgatgatgatggtgacgGTACTTGGCAGCCCAGCATGGAAGGATTCCTCAAGTACTTGGTCGATAGCAAGCTCATCTTCAACACCGTCGATCGCATTATTGATGATTCCCAAGATGTTTCTT ATGCCTACTTCAGAAGAACTGGATTGGAACGATCAGGAGGCCTTTCTAAAGACCTAGAATGGTTTAGCCAACAAAATATGGTAATTCCACCGCCTAGCAATCCTGGAGTCTCCTACGCCCAATATTTGGAGGAAATTGCAGAGGAGAGTGCCCCATTATTCCTCTGCCATTTCTACAACATATATTTTTCCCATATAGCAGGTGGTCAAGTGATAGCGAGACGG GTTTCTGAGAAGCTCCTTGAAGGAAGGGAGCTAGAATTCTACAAATGGGAGGGGGATGTACAAGAGTTGTTCAAAGGTGTGAGAGAGAAGCTTAACATGCTTGGGGAG CACTGGACTCGTGACGAGAAGAACAAATGCTTAAGAGAAACAACAAAGTCATTCCGGTTTATGGGGCAGATAGTTCGCTTAATCATCTCCTGA
- the LOC117906550 gene encoding probable inactive heme oxygenase 2, chloroplastic isoform X2, which yields MDKALQHAVSSLWTPSISFRHEAGALQYINSGFLRNQMNGRRKNGESLILCCSEYTPLQVVKKRKRYRKQYPGESTGITEEMRFVAMKLRNTPKTNITHKEEESEEYNDDDGDGTWQPSMEGFLKYLVDSKLIFNTVDRIIDDSQDVSYAYFRRTGLERSGGLSKDLEWFSQQNMVIPPPSNPGVSYAQYLEEIAEESAPLFLCHFYNIYFSHIAGGQVIARRVSEKLLEGRELEFYKWEGDVQELFKALDS from the exons ATGGACAAAGCTCTGCAGCATGCGGTTTCATCCCTGTGGACGCCGTCCATTTCATTCCGACATGAGGCGGGAGCCCTCCAATATATTAATTCCGGATTTTTAAGGAACCAGATGAACGGAAGAAGGAAAAATGGAGAGTCCCTCATCTTGTGTTGCTCCGAGTATACTCCACTGCAAGTggtgaagaagaggaagagataTAGGAAGCAGTACCCAGGTGAAAGCACGGGCATCACGGAGGAGATGAGGTTCGTGGCTATGAAACTCCGCAACACCCCTAAGACCAACATTACCCATAAAGAAGAAGAATCAGAAGaatataatgatgatgatggtgacgGTACTTGGCAGCCCAGCATGGAAGGATTCCTCAAGTACTTGGTCGATAGCAAGCTCATCTTCAACACCGTCGATCGCATTATTGATGATTCCCAAGATGTTTCTT ATGCCTACTTCAGAAGAACTGGATTGGAACGATCAGGAGGCCTTTCTAAAGACCTAGAATGGTTTAGCCAACAAAATATGGTAATTCCACCGCCTAGCAATCCTGGAGTCTCCTACGCCCAATATTTGGAGGAAATTGCAGAGGAGAGTGCCCCATTATTCCTCTGCCATTTCTACAACATATATTTTTCCCATATAGCAGGTGGTCAAGTGATAGCGAGACGG GTTTCTGAGAAGCTCCTTGAAGGAAGGGAGCTAGAATTCTACAAATGGGAGGGGGATGTACAAGAGTTGTTCAAAG CACTGGACTCGTGA
- the LOC117906549 gene encoding uncharacterized protein LOC117906549 isoform X2, translating into MVDYVCFFNKDTLVIKTPKKSPLLLTMVVLVFAMVCGVYICAICLKQTSNNTKAKFLKFQVINQASPSFGIEPWEIPYVHYPKPKTHSREECVCNGVRYFAILSMQRSGSGWFETLLNSHINVSSNGEIFSIGNRRNNISSILSTMDKVYNLDWYSSASKNECLAAVGFKWMLNQGLMEHHKDIVKYFKNKGVSAIFLFRRNLLRRMISVLANSYDRDAKLLNGTHKSHVHSTEEAQILAKYKPTVNATLLLPDLKEAEETITKALEYFKSTRHIVLYYEDLINNRTKLKDVQEFLRLPYRDLSSRQVKIHSGNLSKQVGNWDDVQKALKGTSYEGMLHADYQM; encoded by the exons ATGGTTGACTACGTCTGTTTTTTCAACAAG GATACACTGGTCATAAAGACTCCTAAGAAATCTCCACTATTATTGACGATGGTGGTGTTGGTTTTTGCCATGGTTTGTGGGGTTTATATTTGCGCCATATGTCTAAAGCAAACAAGCAACAACACAAAAGCCAAGTTCTTGAAGTTCCAAGTAATAAACCAGGCCTCTCCTTCTTTTGGCATTGAGCCGTGGGAGATTCCCTATGTGCATtacccaaaacccaaaacccataGCAG GGAGGAATGTGTGTGTAATGGGGTCCGCTATTTTGCCATCTTGTCTATGCAAAGATCCGGGAGTGGATGGTTTGAGACATTGTTAAATAGTCATATTAATGTAAGCTCAAATGGAGAAATATTTTCGATTGGAAATAGAAGGaataatatttcttcaattctgaGTACAATGGATAAAGTATATAACCTGGACTGGTACAGTAGTGCTTCCAAGAATGAGTGCTTGGCTGCAGTTGGCTTCAAATGGATGCTTAATCAG GGTTTGATGGAACATCATAAAGATATTGTAAAGTACTTCAAGAATAAAGGTGTTTCTGCAATATTTCTCTTCCGTAGAAATCTGCTCCGAAGAATGATATCTGTGCTTGCAAATTCGTATGACAGGGATGCCAAGCTTTTAAATGGAACCCACAAGTCCCATGTGCATTCAACAGAGGAg GCTCAGATACTTGCAAAATACAAGCCTACTGTCAATGCCACTCTACTGCTGCCTGATCTGAAGGAAGCAGAGGAAACAATCACCAAGGCTTTAGAATACTTCAAAAGCACTAGACATATTGTTCTTTACTATGAGGATCTGATCAACAACCGGACT AAACTTAAAGATGTTCAAGAGTTCCTGAGGTTGCCATATAGGGACCTTAGCAGCCGTCAGGTTAAGATACACAGTGGGAACTTGTCAAAGCAAGTTGGGAACTGGGATGATGTCCAAAAGGCACTTAAGGGAACATCATATGAGGGAATGCTCCATGCAGACTATCAAATGTAG
- the LOC117906549 gene encoding uncharacterized protein LOC117906549 isoform X1: protein MESTSSSLLSPDTLVIKTPKKSPLLLTMVVLVFAMVCGVYICAICLKQTSNNTKAKFLKFQVINQASPSFGIEPWEIPYVHYPKPKTHSREECVCNGVRYFAILSMQRSGSGWFETLLNSHINVSSNGEIFSIGNRRNNISSILSTMDKVYNLDWYSSASKNECLAAVGFKWMLNQGLMEHHKDIVKYFKNKGVSAIFLFRRNLLRRMISVLANSYDRDAKLLNGTHKSHVHSTEEAQILAKYKPTVNATLLLPDLKEAEETITKALEYFKSTRHIVLYYEDLINNRTKLKDVQEFLRLPYRDLSSRQVKIHSGNLSKQVGNWDDVQKALKGTSYEGMLHADYQM, encoded by the exons ATGGAGTCCACAAGCTCTTCTCTCCTATCTCCG GATACACTGGTCATAAAGACTCCTAAGAAATCTCCACTATTATTGACGATGGTGGTGTTGGTTTTTGCCATGGTTTGTGGGGTTTATATTTGCGCCATATGTCTAAAGCAAACAAGCAACAACACAAAAGCCAAGTTCTTGAAGTTCCAAGTAATAAACCAGGCCTCTCCTTCTTTTGGCATTGAGCCGTGGGAGATTCCCTATGTGCATtacccaaaacccaaaacccataGCAG GGAGGAATGTGTGTGTAATGGGGTCCGCTATTTTGCCATCTTGTCTATGCAAAGATCCGGGAGTGGATGGTTTGAGACATTGTTAAATAGTCATATTAATGTAAGCTCAAATGGAGAAATATTTTCGATTGGAAATAGAAGGaataatatttcttcaattctgaGTACAATGGATAAAGTATATAACCTGGACTGGTACAGTAGTGCTTCCAAGAATGAGTGCTTGGCTGCAGTTGGCTTCAAATGGATGCTTAATCAG GGTTTGATGGAACATCATAAAGATATTGTAAAGTACTTCAAGAATAAAGGTGTTTCTGCAATATTTCTCTTCCGTAGAAATCTGCTCCGAAGAATGATATCTGTGCTTGCAAATTCGTATGACAGGGATGCCAAGCTTTTAAATGGAACCCACAAGTCCCATGTGCATTCAACAGAGGAg GCTCAGATACTTGCAAAATACAAGCCTACTGTCAATGCCACTCTACTGCTGCCTGATCTGAAGGAAGCAGAGGAAACAATCACCAAGGCTTTAGAATACTTCAAAAGCACTAGACATATTGTTCTTTACTATGAGGATCTGATCAACAACCGGACT AAACTTAAAGATGTTCAAGAGTTCCTGAGGTTGCCATATAGGGACCTTAGCAGCCGTCAGGTTAAGATACACAGTGGGAACTTGTCAAAGCAAGTTGGGAACTGGGATGATGTCCAAAAGGCACTTAAGGGAACATCATATGAGGGAATGCTCCATGCAGACTATCAAATGTAG
- the LOC117906549 gene encoding uncharacterized protein LOC117906549 isoform X3 → MVVLVFAMVCGVYICAICLKQTSNNTKAKFLKFQVINQASPSFGIEPWEIPYVHYPKPKTHSREECVCNGVRYFAILSMQRSGSGWFETLLNSHINVSSNGEIFSIGNRRNNISSILSTMDKVYNLDWYSSASKNECLAAVGFKWMLNQGLMEHHKDIVKYFKNKGVSAIFLFRRNLLRRMISVLANSYDRDAKLLNGTHKSHVHSTEEAQILAKYKPTVNATLLLPDLKEAEETITKALEYFKSTRHIVLYYEDLINNRTKLKDVQEFLRLPYRDLSSRQVKIHSGNLSKQVGNWDDVQKALKGTSYEGMLHADYQM, encoded by the exons ATGGTGGTGTTGGTTTTTGCCATGGTTTGTGGGGTTTATATTTGCGCCATATGTCTAAAGCAAACAAGCAACAACACAAAAGCCAAGTTCTTGAAGTTCCAAGTAATAAACCAGGCCTCTCCTTCTTTTGGCATTGAGCCGTGGGAGATTCCCTATGTGCATtacccaaaacccaaaacccataGCAG GGAGGAATGTGTGTGTAATGGGGTCCGCTATTTTGCCATCTTGTCTATGCAAAGATCCGGGAGTGGATGGTTTGAGACATTGTTAAATAGTCATATTAATGTAAGCTCAAATGGAGAAATATTTTCGATTGGAAATAGAAGGaataatatttcttcaattctgaGTACAATGGATAAAGTATATAACCTGGACTGGTACAGTAGTGCTTCCAAGAATGAGTGCTTGGCTGCAGTTGGCTTCAAATGGATGCTTAATCAG GGTTTGATGGAACATCATAAAGATATTGTAAAGTACTTCAAGAATAAAGGTGTTTCTGCAATATTTCTCTTCCGTAGAAATCTGCTCCGAAGAATGATATCTGTGCTTGCAAATTCGTATGACAGGGATGCCAAGCTTTTAAATGGAACCCACAAGTCCCATGTGCATTCAACAGAGGAg GCTCAGATACTTGCAAAATACAAGCCTACTGTCAATGCCACTCTACTGCTGCCTGATCTGAAGGAAGCAGAGGAAACAATCACCAAGGCTTTAGAATACTTCAAAAGCACTAGACATATTGTTCTTTACTATGAGGATCTGATCAACAACCGGACT AAACTTAAAGATGTTCAAGAGTTCCTGAGGTTGCCATATAGGGACCTTAGCAGCCGTCAGGTTAAGATACACAGTGGGAACTTGTCAAAGCAAGTTGGGAACTGGGATGATGTCCAAAAGGCACTTAAGGGAACATCATATGAGGGAATGCTCCATGCAGACTATCAAATGTAG